Proteins from a single region of Candidatus Binatia bacterium:
- a CDS encoding D-alanyl-D-alanine carboxypeptidase: MSFESVEREIDAAIERRVFPGAVLLVRQGNRVFYHRAFGYRTLEPERTPMKEDTIFDLSSLTKPLATTLAILVLVREGKLALDDRFTRFFHNFGVHGKTHVTFRHLLSHSSGLPAWRPYYKKILQVERKRGRINFLGSPAAKAFVYQEIHRERPEFPPGTRALYSDLGFMLLGETVEEISGVSLDRFCQDRIYRPLGLRALSFVDLSLVRTRRVELVLDMIAPTERCPWRKKLLWGEVHDDNAYAMGGVAGHAGLFGSARDIEALVTRLQRCYEGKDSFFPPDLVRTFWTRDESVPGSTWALGWDTPSPRGSSTGSRFSPHTVGHLGFTGTSVWLDLEKDLLVVFLTNRVHPTRENDEIREFRPRLHDLVVEAVR, encoded by the coding sequence GTGAGTTTCGAGTCCGTAGAGCGAGAAATCGACGCCGCGATCGAACGACGCGTGTTCCCGGGGGCCGTTCTCCTCGTCCGGCAGGGCAATCGGGTTTTCTACCACCGCGCGTTCGGCTACCGCACCCTGGAGCCCGAACGAACGCCGATGAAGGAAGACACGATTTTCGACCTTTCGTCCCTCACCAAGCCGCTCGCCACGACGCTCGCGATTCTCGTGCTCGTACGCGAGGGAAAGCTCGCGCTCGACGACCGCTTCACCCGCTTCTTCCACAACTTCGGCGTCCACGGAAAAACGCACGTCACCTTCCGGCACCTGCTGAGCCATTCCTCGGGGCTTCCGGCGTGGCGCCCGTACTACAAGAAAATCCTGCAAGTCGAACGGAAGCGGGGCAGGATCAATTTCCTCGGAAGTCCGGCCGCAAAAGCCTTCGTCTACCAGGAAATCCACCGTGAGCGTCCGGAATTTCCACCCGGAACGAGGGCACTCTACAGCGACCTCGGCTTCATGCTGCTCGGGGAGACGGTCGAAGAAATCAGCGGGGTGTCGCTCGATCGGTTCTGCCAGGACCGGATCTACCGGCCGCTCGGGCTCCGCGCTCTCTCCTTCGTCGACCTCTCGCTCGTGCGGACTCGGCGGGTCGAACTGGTCCTCGACATGATCGCGCCCACCGAACGCTGCCCGTGGCGGAAAAAACTTCTCTGGGGCGAGGTCCACGACGACAACGCCTACGCCATGGGGGGCGTCGCCGGGCACGCGGGGCTTTTCGGTTCGGCGCGGGACATCGAGGCACTCGTCACCCGACTCCAGCGCTGCTACGAGGGCAAGGATTCGTTCTTTCCTCCCGACCTCGTGCGGACCTTCTGGACGCGAGACGAGTCCGTGCCGGGCTCGACGTGGGCGCTCGGCTGGGACACCCCGAGCCCGCGGGGGTCGAGCACCGGGAGCCGGTTCTCGCCGCACACCGTGGGTCACCTCGGCTTTACGGGCACGTCGGTCTGGCTCGACCTGGAAAAGGACCTCCTCGTCGTGTTCCTCACCAACCGCGTCCACCCGACGCGGGAGAACGACGAGATCCGAGAGTTCCGCCCTCGACTCCACGACCTCGTCGTGGAGGCGGTCCGGTGA
- the mpl gene encoding UDP-N-acetylmuramate:L-alanyl-gamma-D-glutamyl-meso-diaminopimelate ligase: MSANGPGIPLPAPGTARRALGSGGSVHLIGIGGVGMSALAGMLRSRGYRVRGSDTGVYPPASLLLQRLGIPVFEGFDPVHLADRPDLVVVGNVATARNPEVQALLEARLPYVSFPQALRELFLEGRVPVVVAGTHGKTTSTAMLARVLESADRDPSFFVGGHSLDFDTNFRLGRGPLFVVEGDEYDSACFDKRPKFLHYGARALLLTAVEFDHADIYRDLEAVGRAFRRLVASLPHDSPLVVCADFPHALEVASGRRGETFGFAPSADWRPADVRTGEDGVRFTVVHGGRRVCEIRLALAGDINVRNALGVFALARRLGLSREEIAAGLARFRGVARRQEIVGTFGGVTIVDDFAHHPTAVAGTLRALRARFPGRRLWALFEPRSNTSRRRVFQKEYASALAPADRVVVARVPTKPNDPVPPAELFSPEELVSDLRMRDVPAVAASEVSEIVELVRREARPGDVVVLLSNGSFGGLRGLLEAALSGSSA; this comes from the coding sequence GTGAGCGCGAACGGCCCCGGCATCCCACTTCCCGCTCCCGGCACGGCCCGCCGTGCCCTCGGGTCGGGCGGGAGCGTCCACCTGATCGGAATCGGGGGCGTCGGGATGAGCGCGCTCGCCGGGATGCTCCGGAGTCGGGGTTACCGCGTCCGCGGTTCGGACACGGGCGTCTACCCTCCGGCGAGCCTTCTCCTCCAACGACTGGGCATCCCGGTGTTCGAAGGGTTCGACCCTGTCCACCTCGCGGACCGTCCCGACCTGGTCGTCGTGGGGAACGTGGCGACCGCTCGCAACCCCGAAGTGCAGGCTCTCCTGGAAGCGCGTCTTCCGTACGTCTCTTTTCCGCAGGCACTGCGGGAGCTCTTCCTCGAAGGACGCGTGCCCGTCGTGGTCGCGGGCACGCACGGCAAGACGACGTCGACCGCCATGCTGGCGCGGGTTCTCGAGTCCGCGGACCGCGACCCGAGCTTTTTCGTGGGCGGCCACTCGCTCGACTTCGACACGAACTTCCGCCTCGGACGAGGACCCCTCTTCGTCGTCGAGGGCGACGAGTACGACTCGGCATGTTTCGACAAACGACCCAAGTTCCTCCACTACGGAGCCCGCGCTCTTCTCCTGACGGCCGTCGAGTTCGACCACGCCGACATCTACCGCGACCTCGAAGCCGTCGGGCGAGCCTTCCGCCGCCTCGTCGCTTCCCTGCCCCACGATTCCCCGCTCGTCGTCTGTGCCGATTTTCCCCACGCTCTCGAGGTCGCCTCGGGAAGAAGGGGCGAGACCTTCGGCTTCGCCCCCTCGGCGGACTGGCGGCCCGCCGACGTCCGGACGGGAGAGGACGGGGTGCGGTTCACCGTCGTCCACGGAGGGCGGAGGGTCTGCGAGATCCGGCTCGCGCTCGCGGGCGACATCAACGTGCGGAACGCCCTCGGCGTGTTCGCGCTGGCGCGACGCCTCGGGCTCTCGAGAGAAGAGATCGCGGCCGGACTCGCGCGTTTCCGGGGCGTCGCGCGCAGGCAGGAGATCGTGGGCACGTTCGGCGGCGTCACGATCGTCGACGATTTCGCGCACCATCCCACCGCGGTCGCCGGGACCCTCCGGGCGCTCCGCGCCCGTTTCCCCGGCCGGCGGCTCTGGGCGCTCTTCGAACCCCGGTCGAACACGAGCCGCCGGAGGGTTTTCCAGAAGGAGTACGCGTCCGCCCTCGCTCCGGCGGACCGGGTCGTCGTCGCCCGCGTCCCCACGAAGCCGAACGACCCCGTGCCTCCGGCGGAGCTTTTCTCCCCCGAGGAGCTCGTCTCCGATCTCCGGATGCGCGACGTCCCGGCCGTGGCGGCGAGCGAGGTTTCCGAGATCGTGGAGCTCGTGCGGCGGGAAGCCCGCCCGGGCGACGTGGTGGTCCTCCTTTCGAACGGCTCGTTCGGGGGTCTCCGGGGACTTCTCGAAGCGGCCCTCTCGGGCTCTTCCGCTTGA
- a CDS encoding amidohydrolase produces the protein MTRPRRIAFFGGRILTMEPGCPRAEVLLVEGDRIARVGGPELLSLPGLERRDLRGRFLLPGFVDAHNHLSIAALHPLWADLSTARTPEDFARALREQARREPEAPWIRGFGWDEGHGGFVPDRGFLDSLDLGRPTLVAHYSLHQGVVDSRGLAELGIGRSTPDPPGGEIVRDARGEPTGLLVERAWSEAHARSLAAYRDPERWPELVLGRARTLLSEGVTCVHDAACSPRAEALYGSMLRDLPLSVLAMPHPEALFFPPELSRLGGAVTGEGTEVLRVGAWKLFADGGAAPAIDGCLGGERVRYGTLFPDLEVAVREVAERGFDVAIHAIGNAGLEAALDAIEAYRRKRKARPVRFRIEHVVLASPRQIRRMATLGVTPVVQPAFVDHIGRAVRDVRFEDLLWLPFASLRDAGLELAASSDHPCAFSAPLLGAARGSTRRTAGGEVLLAEEAVPFEEWLRAFTLGAARAGGQENERGSLREGKRADLVVLEGELDPERPPAVVETWVGGTCAFSVEQDG, from the coding sequence GTGACCCGCCCGCGCCGCATCGCCTTTTTCGGGGGGCGAATCCTCACGATGGAGCCCGGGTGTCCGCGGGCGGAGGTCCTGCTCGTCGAGGGAGATCGGATCGCCCGCGTGGGGGGCCCGGAGCTGCTCTCCCTCCCCGGGCTCGAACGGCGGGACCTGCGGGGCCGCTTCCTCCTTCCCGGATTCGTCGACGCTCACAACCACCTCTCGATCGCCGCGCTCCACCCTCTCTGGGCCGATCTTTCCACGGCTCGGACCCCCGAAGATTTCGCGCGGGCCCTGCGGGAGCAGGCCCGACGAGAGCCCGAGGCGCCGTGGATCCGCGGCTTCGGGTGGGACGAGGGCCATGGAGGCTTCGTCCCCGATCGCGGTTTCCTCGATTCTCTGGACCTCGGGCGTCCGACGTTGGTCGCCCACTACTCGCTTCACCAGGGAGTCGTCGACTCCCGGGGCCTCGCGGAGCTCGGAATCGGCAGGTCCACGCCCGACCCGCCCGGAGGCGAGATCGTCCGAGACGCGCGGGGAGAACCCACGGGGCTGCTCGTCGAACGGGCGTGGAGCGAAGCGCACGCTCGCTCCCTTGCCGCTTACCGGGATCCGGAGCGCTGGCCGGAGCTCGTCCTCGGCCGGGCGAGGACTCTCCTCTCCGAGGGGGTCACGTGCGTGCACGACGCCGCCTGTTCCCCGCGTGCCGAAGCCCTGTACGGCTCGATGCTCCGGGACTTGCCGCTTTCCGTCCTCGCCATGCCGCACCCCGAAGCTCTCTTTTTCCCTCCGGAGCTCTCGCGTCTCGGGGGCGCGGTGACCGGAGAAGGAACCGAGGTGCTCCGCGTCGGCGCCTGGAAGCTCTTCGCCGACGGCGGCGCCGCTCCGGCCATCGACGGTTGCCTCGGCGGGGAGCGGGTCCGCTACGGCACCCTCTTTCCGGACCTCGAGGTCGCCGTTCGGGAGGTGGCGGAACGTGGATTCGACGTCGCCATCCACGCGATCGGAAACGCCGGGCTCGAAGCGGCGCTCGACGCGATCGAGGCATATCGGCGGAAGCGGAAAGCCCGCCCCGTTCGATTCCGCATCGAGCACGTCGTGCTCGCTTCTCCGCGCCAGATCCGGCGCATGGCGACCCTGGGCGTGACACCCGTCGTCCAGCCGGCTTTCGTCGACCACATCGGGCGTGCGGTCCGAGACGTCCGGTTCGAGGACCTCCTGTGGCTCCCTTTCGCGAGTCTCCGGGATGCCGGACTCGAGCTCGCCGCCTCCTCGGACCATCCTTGTGCCTTTTCCGCGCCGCTCCTCGGCGCCGCGCGCGGGTCCACCCGCAGAACCGCCGGAGGGGAAGTTCTCCTGGCCGAAGAAGCAGTTCCTTTCGAAGAGTGGCTCCGAGCCTTCACGCTCGGCGCGGCCCGCGCGGGCGGGCAGGAAAACGAGCGTGGCAGTCTCAGGGAGGGAAAAAGAGCGGACCTGGTCGTCCTCGAGGGGGAGCTCGACCCGGAGCGTCCCCCCGCCGTGGTCGAAACCTGGGTCGGCGGCACGTGTGCCTTCTCGGTCGAGCAAGACGGCTAG
- a CDS encoding Maf-like protein, with protein sequence MLVLASSSPRRHRLLASLRVPFEVVPPDAEESPRPGERPEEFVRRAARDKAAQVRRLRPNSWILAADTEVALGARILGKPRDALHARRMLESLSGREHTVWTGVVLLDPDGTARLDEACASVVRFRELRSEEIDRYVRSGEPLDKAGAYALQGGASEFVLEVRGSRSNVVGLPLGTVRRALEEHGLLDGRTT encoded by the coding sequence ATGCTCGTCCTCGCTTCCTCCTCCCCCAGACGCCACCGGTTGCTCGCGAGCTTGCGCGTACCCTTCGAGGTGGTACCTCCCGACGCCGAAGAGTCACCCCGGCCCGGCGAGAGACCCGAAGAGTTCGTGCGGCGCGCGGCGCGCGACAAAGCCGCGCAGGTCCGCCGCCTGCGTCCGAACTCGTGGATCCTCGCCGCGGACACGGAGGTCGCGCTCGGCGCGAGGATCCTCGGCAAACCCCGCGACGCGCTCCACGCCCGCCGGATGCTCGAGTCGCTCTCCGGCCGCGAACACACGGTCTGGACCGGTGTCGTCCTCCTCGACCCCGACGGTACGGCCCGGCTCGACGAGGCCTGCGCGAGCGTGGTGCGCTTTCGCGAGCTCCGGAGCGAGGAAATCGACCGTTACGTGCGGAGCGGAGAGCCCTTGGACAAGGCCGGAGCCTATGCGCTCCAGGGAGGGGCTTCCGAGTTCGTCCTCGAAGTACGGGGATCCCGTTCCAACGTCGTGGGACTCCCTCTCGGCACCGTACGGCGGGCCCTCGAAGAGCACGGTCTTCTCGATGGCCGAACGACCTGA
- a CDS encoding YggS family pyridoxal phosphate enzyme, with translation MAERPDVRANVRAVLAAMAAAARGAGRDPSDVRLVAVAKGKPAPLVRAAIEAGVRIVGENYVQEAEKKRPLVGLPAQWHFVGRLQRNKAGKAAALFDVIESADRLDLLRTLDRIGRCRERPVPVLLEVNVAREPTKAGFLPEELPAAVEEAANLGGIRLEGLMTIGPLGASEEEKRRVFRRLRELRDDLCRLAPLPELSMGMSDDFALAVAEGATLVRIGRAIFGPREKDPEEGGSTPCPRPGTECPASES, from the coding sequence ATGGCCGAACGACCTGACGTGCGGGCGAACGTTCGCGCCGTCCTCGCCGCCATGGCCGCCGCGGCGCGCGGAGCCGGAAGGGACCCGTCGGACGTGCGGCTCGTGGCGGTCGCGAAGGGCAAGCCCGCCCCGCTCGTCCGTGCCGCCATCGAAGCCGGGGTGCGCATCGTCGGGGAAAATTACGTGCAGGAAGCGGAAAAGAAAAGACCGCTCGTGGGCTTACCCGCGCAGTGGCACTTCGTCGGCAGGCTGCAGCGGAACAAGGCGGGGAAAGCCGCCGCGCTCTTCGACGTGATCGAAAGCGCGGACCGGCTCGACCTCCTCCGCACCCTCGACCGAATCGGTCGGTGCAGGGAGCGTCCCGTGCCCGTCCTTCTCGAAGTGAACGTGGCGCGGGAGCCGACGAAGGCCGGCTTTCTCCCCGAAGAGCTTCCCGCCGCGGTCGAGGAAGCGGCGAACCTCGGCGGAATCCGGCTCGAGGGCCTGATGACGATCGGGCCGCTCGGCGCGAGCGAAGAAGAGAAACGGCGGGTGTTCCGGAGATTGCGCGAACTCCGCGACGACCTCTGCCGGCTCGCTCCGCTCCCGGAGCTTTCGATGGGAATGTCGGACGACTTCGCCCTCGCCGTCGCCGAGGGCGCCACGCTCGTCCGAATCGGCCGCGCGATCTTCGGCCCGCGCGAGAAAGACCCCGAAGAAGGAGGCAGCACCCCATGTCCGAGACCCGGCACCGAATGCCCCGCGTCGGAATCGTAG
- the proC gene encoding pyrroline-5-carboxylate reductase, with the protein MSETRHRMPRVGIVGAGNMATALVRGFLRARLYRPKEILVSDTDPVKRRLASRRLGVRTTAENVEVVEKTRTVVLAVKPQVLDSVLEEIRPAVTGRHLVVSIAAGVSTARIEGRLGEAARVVRVMPNTPALLGRGMSVLVRGRRATVGDQRLALKLFRAVGSALAVEREDLLDPVTGLAGSGPAYVYRFAEALIAGGEKAGLPLPLAQKLALETLLGAAHMLVESGESPQRLREMVTSPGGTTLAGLEELERRGFFEAVVAAIEAATRRSRELGGS; encoded by the coding sequence ATGTCCGAGACCCGGCACCGAATGCCCCGCGTCGGAATCGTAGGGGCGGGGAACATGGCCACGGCGCTCGTCCGCGGCTTTTTGCGCGCTCGGCTCTACCGCCCGAAGGAAATCCTCGTGAGCGATACGGACCCCGTGAAACGCCGGCTCGCCTCGCGCCGCCTCGGGGTGAGAACGACGGCGGAGAACGTCGAAGTGGTCGAGAAAACTCGCACGGTGGTGCTCGCGGTCAAGCCTCAGGTCCTCGACTCGGTGCTCGAAGAGATCCGGCCGGCCGTCACGGGCCGACACCTGGTCGTGTCCATCGCTGCCGGGGTGAGCACGGCGCGCATCGAAGGGCGGCTCGGAGAGGCCGCGCGCGTCGTCCGGGTCATGCCGAACACCCCTGCGCTCCTAGGGCGGGGCATGTCGGTCCTCGTGCGCGGGAGACGGGCCACGGTCGGCGACCAGCGGCTCGCGCTGAAGCTCTTTCGAGCCGTGGGCTCGGCGCTCGCCGTCGAGCGGGAAGACCTTCTGGACCCCGTGACGGGGCTCGCGGGTAGCGGACCCGCCTACGTCTATCGGTTCGCCGAGGCTCTGATCGCCGGGGGAGAGAAAGCCGGCCTCCCGCTCCCGCTCGCACAGAAACTCGCCCTCGAGACGCTGCTCGGCGCGGCGCACATGCTCGTGGAGTCCGGGGAGTCCCCCCAACGCCTGCGGGAGATGGTCACCTCACCCGGCGGGACGACGCTCGCCGGTCTCGAAGAGCTCGAGCGGCGGGGATTCTTCGAGGCCGTCGTCGCGGCGATCGAGGCCGCCACCAGGCGCTCCCGCGAGCTGGGTGGGAGCTGA